A genomic window from Triplophysa dalaica isolate WHDGS20190420 chromosome 24, ASM1584641v1, whole genome shotgun sequence includes:
- the zgc:101783 gene encoding protein FAM3C isoform X2: MIHFRRGKLRFILPVALLIISISLVLRLLDNPELQIEDIMERSMGGENSVKQKPDHHNDGPSAVKCGLADPCPKNDFAFKIASGAANVVGPQICFDGKKIIEKQTSKSHPGITIVVIEEATGELIKTGSYNMWNGDVRELIKFVNSTANGSFVLMASYDDPATKLNEDARKLIAELGSSYISNLKFRDNWVFVGGKKTIVKAYFEQ, encoded by the exons ATGATACACTTTCGAAGAG GTAAACTGAGATTTATTCTCCCTGTGGCACTTCTCATTATTTCCATAAGTCTTGTTCTAAGACTTCTGGACAATCCGGAATTACAAATAGAAGATATAATGG AAAGATCAATGGGAGGAGAAAATTCAGTCAAACAGAAACCTGATCATCATAATGATG GTCCTAGTGCTGTCAAATGTGGTCTCGCAGATCCATGTCCCAAAAATGATTTCGCCTTTAAGATTGCCAGTGGAGCAGCTAATGTTGTTGGGCCACAAATATGCTTTGATGGGAAAAA AATAATTGAAAAACAGACTAGTAAAAGTCATCCTGGAATAACTATTGTTGTTATCGAAG AAGCAACTGGTGAATTAATCAAAACTGGCTCTTATAATATGTGGAACGGAG ATGTTAGAGAGTTGATCAAATTTGTGAATTCAACCGCGAATGGTTCTTTTGTTTTGATGGCCAGTTATGATGATCCAGCCACAAA ACTTAATGAGGATGCACGCAAACTCATCGCAGAATTAGGCAGTTCATATATTTCCAATTTGAAGTTTAGAGACAACTGGGTCTTCGTGGGAGGGAAGAAGACCATAGTCAAAGCGTATTTTGAGCAG TGA
- the zgc:101783 gene encoding protein FAM3C isoform X1, whose amino-acid sequence MIHFRRGKLRFILPVALLIISISLVLRLLDNPELQIEDIMERSMGGENSVKQKPDHHNDGPSAVKCGLADPCPKNDFAFKIASGAANVVGPQICFDGKKIIEKQTSKSHPGITIVVIEEATGELIKTGSYNMWNGDVRELIKFVNSTANGSFVLMASYDDPATKLNEDARKLIAELGSSYISNLKFRDNWVFVGGKKTIVKAYFEQHLKNERSANKYEAWPEMIEMEGCIPRPDLQVV is encoded by the exons ATGATACACTTTCGAAGAG GTAAACTGAGATTTATTCTCCCTGTGGCACTTCTCATTATTTCCATAAGTCTTGTTCTAAGACTTCTGGACAATCCGGAATTACAAATAGAAGATATAATGG AAAGATCAATGGGAGGAGAAAATTCAGTCAAACAGAAACCTGATCATCATAATGATG GTCCTAGTGCTGTCAAATGTGGTCTCGCAGATCCATGTCCCAAAAATGATTTCGCCTTTAAGATTGCCAGTGGAGCAGCTAATGTTGTTGGGCCACAAATATGCTTTGATGGGAAAAA AATAATTGAAAAACAGACTAGTAAAAGTCATCCTGGAATAACTATTGTTGTTATCGAAG AAGCAACTGGTGAATTAATCAAAACTGGCTCTTATAATATGTGGAACGGAG ATGTTAGAGAGTTGATCAAATTTGTGAATTCAACCGCGAATGGTTCTTTTGTTTTGATGGCCAGTTATGATGATCCAGCCACAAA ACTTAATGAGGATGCACGCAAACTCATCGCAGAATTAGGCAGTTCATATATTTCCAATTTGAAGTTTAGAGACAACTGGGTCTTCGTGGGAGGGAAGAAGACCATAGTCAAAGCGTATTTTGAGCAG CACTTGAAAAATGAAAGGTCCGCCAATAAGTATGAAGCTTGGCCAGAAATGATTGAGATGGAAGGTTGCATACCACGACCAGACTTGCAAGTTGTTTAG
- the LOC130414424 gene encoding E3 ubiquitin-protein ligase Hakai isoform X3, with protein MDQNDNDLQGTDGSVALGGLDVRRRIPIKLLSKQSIRGKQANRPQRSTTRLHSKSDEESFNHKQEERFECKTGDAYGNQRRYPQPLFWDYKLSLVGAKDDTPVHFCDKCGLPIKFYGRMIPCKHVFCYDCAVHYEKKCDKMCPGFSLYSCTDPVQRIEQSHRGSLYMCNIVQGCKRTYLSQRDLQAHINHRHMRASKSGSSRPDPPHPNMTSDPPDCFRLPPPAHLSKTHPLNPPPLQGHDTYYQPPPPSSSDLGPSQRPLPPETFRIATLTTRKHSNLITVPIHDDSRSSCPAPREPHPQTPPGPPPHLHPGDYSSQPVVSHPHHIMPPLQQPHYGPPPPPINITMQHPPQGSATPHMVYNQAPPLPTGPPPITPPLGHIMSQIPPYMTRPPPGPIPQHAPPHHYNPNSMPQDQGTLSPPFTQPGCLSPGLWPNPLGPHPPRMQRPPPQGQMPGTHHPDQSRYRTYYL; from the exons ATGGACCAAAATG ACAATGACCTTCAAGGAACTGATGGTTCAGTGGCCCTTGGAGGTCTTGATGTTCGCAGGCGAATCCCAATTAAGTTACTGTCTAAACAGTCGATAAGAGGCAAACAAGCTAACCGACCTCAGCGCTCCACTACCAGACTGCACTCAAAGAGCGATGAAG AGTCATTCAACCATAAGCAGGAGGAAAGGTTTGAGTGCAAGACTGGAGATGCTTATGGAAACCAGCGCAGATACCCTCAACCACTATTCTGGGATTATAAG CTCAGTTTGGTGGGAGCAAAAGATGACACTCCGGTTCATTTTTGTGACAAGTGCGGCCTGCCAATAAAGTTCTATGGACGAATG ATTCCCTGTAAACATGTCTTCTGCTATGATTGTGCAGTTCACTATGAGAAAAAATGTGACAAGATGTGTCCTGG TTTCTCCCTCTATAGCTGCACAGACCCAGTCCAGCGCATCGAGCAGTCTCACCGTGGTTCCCTTTACATGTGCAACATCGTGCAGGGCTGCAAACGCACCTACCTCTCACAGCGAGATCTACAGGCCCACATCAACCATCGCCACATGAGGGCCAGCAAATCCGGAAGCTCCCGGCCAGACCCACCGCACCCCAACATGACCTCCGATCCACCAGACTGCTTCCGGTTACCGCCACCAGCCCACCTGTCCAAGACACACCCTCTAAACCCTCCCCCCTTGCAAGGTCATGACACTTACTACCAGCCACCGCCGCCCTCTTCCTCCGACCTGGGACCTTCTCAGCGGCCCCTTCCCCCAGAGACCTTCCGCATCGCTACGCTAACTACACGTAAGCATAGCAACCTCATCACAGTGCCCATCCATGATGACTCTAGGAGCTCTTGCCCTGCCCCCCGTGAGCCCCACCCACAAACACCACCCGGCCCACCTCCACACCTTCACCCTGGAGATTACTCCAGCCAGCCTGTGGTTTCCCACCCGCACCACATTATGCCCCCGCTACAACAACCACATTACGGGCCGCCGCCACCCCCTATTAACATTACCATGCAGCATCCGCCCCAGGGCTCTGCCACACCTCACATGGTTTATAACCAAGCACCTCCCTTGCCAACGGGTCCCCCGCCAATCACCCCTCCACTCGGACACATCATGAGCCAGATACCACCTTATATGACTCGCCCACCACCCGGTCCAATTCCCCAACATGCCCCTCCTCACCACTATAACCCAAACTCCATGCCACAGGATCAAGGCACTCTTAGCCCTCCATTCACCCAACCAGGATGTTTGAGCCCAGGGTTGTGGCCCAATCCACTTGGCCCCCATCCACCTCGTATGCAGAGGCCGCCACCCCAGGGACAGATGCCTGGGACTCACCACCCTGACCAGTCACGTTACAGAACATATTACCTATAG
- the LOC130414424 gene encoding E3 ubiquitin-protein ligase Hakai isoform X1 has product MPIPPDNPLLTSTSGQYVSTVTCVVCLLNAFSDNDLQGTDGSVALGGLDVRRRIPIKLLSKQSIRGKQANRPQRSTTRLHSKSDEESFNHKQEERFECKTGDAYGNQRRYPQPLFWDYKLSLVGAKDDTPVHFCDKCGLPIKFYGRMIPCKHVFCYDCAVHYEKKCDKMCPGFSLYSCTDPVQRIEQSHRGSLYMCNIVQGCKRTYLSQRDLQAHINHRHMRASKSGSSRPDPPHPNMTSDPPDCFRLPPPAHLSKTHPLNPPPLQGHDTYYQPPPPSSSDLGPSQRPLPPETFRIATLTTRKHSNLITVPIHDDSRSSCPAPREPHPQTPPGPPPHLHPGDYSSQPVVSHPHHIMPPLQQPHYGPPPPPINITMQHPPQGSATPHMVYNQAPPLPTGPPPITPPLGHIMSQIPPYMTRPPPGPIPQHAPPHHYNPNSMPQDQGTLSPPFTQPGCLSPGLWPNPLGPHPPRMQRPPPQGQMPGTHHPDQSRYRTYYL; this is encoded by the exons ATGCCCATTCCCCCAGATAATCCTTTGTTAACCTCTACCAGTGGACAATATGTCTCCACTGTTACTTGTGTTGTATGTCTTCTGAATGCTTTCTCAGACAATGACCTTCAAGGAACTGATGGTTCAGTGGCCCTTGGAGGTCTTGATGTTCGCAGGCGAATCCCAATTAAGTTACTGTCTAAACAGTCGATAAGAGGCAAACAAGCTAACCGACCTCAGCGCTCCACTACCAGACTGCACTCAAAGAGCGATGAAG AGTCATTCAACCATAAGCAGGAGGAAAGGTTTGAGTGCAAGACTGGAGATGCTTATGGAAACCAGCGCAGATACCCTCAACCACTATTCTGGGATTATAAG CTCAGTTTGGTGGGAGCAAAAGATGACACTCCGGTTCATTTTTGTGACAAGTGCGGCCTGCCAATAAAGTTCTATGGACGAATG ATTCCCTGTAAACATGTCTTCTGCTATGATTGTGCAGTTCACTATGAGAAAAAATGTGACAAGATGTGTCCTGG TTTCTCCCTCTATAGCTGCACAGACCCAGTCCAGCGCATCGAGCAGTCTCACCGTGGTTCCCTTTACATGTGCAACATCGTGCAGGGCTGCAAACGCACCTACCTCTCACAGCGAGATCTACAGGCCCACATCAACCATCGCCACATGAGGGCCAGCAAATCCGGAAGCTCCCGGCCAGACCCACCGCACCCCAACATGACCTCCGATCCACCAGACTGCTTCCGGTTACCGCCACCAGCCCACCTGTCCAAGACACACCCTCTAAACCCTCCCCCCTTGCAAGGTCATGACACTTACTACCAGCCACCGCCGCCCTCTTCCTCCGACCTGGGACCTTCTCAGCGGCCCCTTCCCCCAGAGACCTTCCGCATCGCTACGCTAACTACACGTAAGCATAGCAACCTCATCACAGTGCCCATCCATGATGACTCTAGGAGCTCTTGCCCTGCCCCCCGTGAGCCCCACCCACAAACACCACCCGGCCCACCTCCACACCTTCACCCTGGAGATTACTCCAGCCAGCCTGTGGTTTCCCACCCGCACCACATTATGCCCCCGCTACAACAACCACATTACGGGCCGCCGCCACCCCCTATTAACATTACCATGCAGCATCCGCCCCAGGGCTCTGCCACACCTCACATGGTTTATAACCAAGCACCTCCCTTGCCAACGGGTCCCCCGCCAATCACCCCTCCACTCGGACACATCATGAGCCAGATACCACCTTATATGACTCGCCCACCACCCGGTCCAATTCCCCAACATGCCCCTCCTCACCACTATAACCCAAACTCCATGCCACAGGATCAAGGCACTCTTAGCCCTCCATTCACCCAACCAGGATGTTTGAGCCCAGGGTTGTGGCCCAATCCACTTGGCCCCCATCCACCTCGTATGCAGAGGCCGCCACCCCAGGGACAGATGCCTGGGACTCACCACCCTGACCAGTCACGTTACAGAACATATTACCTATAG
- the LOC130414424 gene encoding E3 ubiquitin-protein ligase Hakai isoform X2, protein MPIPPDNPLLTSTSGQYVSTVTCVVCLLNAFSDNDLQGTDGSVALGGLDVRRRIPIKLLSKQSIRGKQANRPQRSTTRLHSKSDEESFNHKQEERFECKTGDAYGNQRRYPQPLFWDYKLSLVGAKDDTPVHFCDKCGLPIKFYGRMIPCKHVFCYDCAVHYEKKCDKMCPGCTDPVQRIEQSHRGSLYMCNIVQGCKRTYLSQRDLQAHINHRHMRASKSGSSRPDPPHPNMTSDPPDCFRLPPPAHLSKTHPLNPPPLQGHDTYYQPPPPSSSDLGPSQRPLPPETFRIATLTTRKHSNLITVPIHDDSRSSCPAPREPHPQTPPGPPPHLHPGDYSSQPVVSHPHHIMPPLQQPHYGPPPPPINITMQHPPQGSATPHMVYNQAPPLPTGPPPITPPLGHIMSQIPPYMTRPPPGPIPQHAPPHHYNPNSMPQDQGTLSPPFTQPGCLSPGLWPNPLGPHPPRMQRPPPQGQMPGTHHPDQSRYRTYYL, encoded by the exons ATGCCCATTCCCCCAGATAATCCTTTGTTAACCTCTACCAGTGGACAATATGTCTCCACTGTTACTTGTGTTGTATGTCTTCTGAATGCTTTCTCAGACAATGACCTTCAAGGAACTGATGGTTCAGTGGCCCTTGGAGGTCTTGATGTTCGCAGGCGAATCCCAATTAAGTTACTGTCTAAACAGTCGATAAGAGGCAAACAAGCTAACCGACCTCAGCGCTCCACTACCAGACTGCACTCAAAGAGCGATGAAG AGTCATTCAACCATAAGCAGGAGGAAAGGTTTGAGTGCAAGACTGGAGATGCTTATGGAAACCAGCGCAGATACCCTCAACCACTATTCTGGGATTATAAG CTCAGTTTGGTGGGAGCAAAAGATGACACTCCGGTTCATTTTTGTGACAAGTGCGGCCTGCCAATAAAGTTCTATGGACGAATG ATTCCCTGTAAACATGTCTTCTGCTATGATTGTGCAGTTCACTATGAGAAAAAATGTGACAAGATGTGTCCTGG CTGCACAGACCCAGTCCAGCGCATCGAGCAGTCTCACCGTGGTTCCCTTTACATGTGCAACATCGTGCAGGGCTGCAAACGCACCTACCTCTCACAGCGAGATCTACAGGCCCACATCAACCATCGCCACATGAGGGCCAGCAAATCCGGAAGCTCCCGGCCAGACCCACCGCACCCCAACATGACCTCCGATCCACCAGACTGCTTCCGGTTACCGCCACCAGCCCACCTGTCCAAGACACACCCTCTAAACCCTCCCCCCTTGCAAGGTCATGACACTTACTACCAGCCACCGCCGCCCTCTTCCTCCGACCTGGGACCTTCTCAGCGGCCCCTTCCCCCAGAGACCTTCCGCATCGCTACGCTAACTACACGTAAGCATAGCAACCTCATCACAGTGCCCATCCATGATGACTCTAGGAGCTCTTGCCCTGCCCCCCGTGAGCCCCACCCACAAACACCACCCGGCCCACCTCCACACCTTCACCCTGGAGATTACTCCAGCCAGCCTGTGGTTTCCCACCCGCACCACATTATGCCCCCGCTACAACAACCACATTACGGGCCGCCGCCACCCCCTATTAACATTACCATGCAGCATCCGCCCCAGGGCTCTGCCACACCTCACATGGTTTATAACCAAGCACCTCCCTTGCCAACGGGTCCCCCGCCAATCACCCCTCCACTCGGACACATCATGAGCCAGATACCACCTTATATGACTCGCCCACCACCCGGTCCAATTCCCCAACATGCCCCTCCTCACCACTATAACCCAAACTCCATGCCACAGGATCAAGGCACTCTTAGCCCTCCATTCACCCAACCAGGATGTTTGAGCCCAGGGTTGTGGCCCAATCCACTTGGCCCCCATCCACCTCGTATGCAGAGGCCGCCACCCCAGGGACAGATGCCTGGGACTCACCACCCTGACCAGTCACGTTACAGAACATATTACCTATAG